In Flavobacterium sp. N3904, one DNA window encodes the following:
- a CDS encoding fumarate reductase/succinate dehydrogenase flavoprotein subunit: MKLDSKIPEGHISQKWTDYKDHLKLVAPNNRPKIDIIVVGTGLAGASAAASFAEMGYNVKAFCYQDSPRRAHSIAAQGGINAAKNYQNDGDSTFRLFYDTIKGGDYRAREANVHRLAEVSGNIIDQCVAQGVPFARDYGGYLDNRSFGGTQVQRTFYAAGQTGQQLLLGAYSSLSRQIGLGKVDMYNRHEMLELVKVNGKARGIIARNLITGELERHSAHAVIIATGGYGNVYFLSTNAMGSNVTAGWKVHKQGALFANPCYVQIHPTCIPVHGTNQSKLTLMSESLRNSGRIWVPKKKEDAEAIRAGKMKPTQIAEADRDYYLERKYPAFGNLVPRDVASRAAKEVCDAGHGIEANDTNEGVYLDFSTEIQSKGKQTAYAKGNHNPSQEEILSLGKKWLEEKYGNLFTMYQKITDENPYETPMKIYPAVHYTMGGVWVDYNLQSTIPGCFVAGEANFSDHGANRLGASALMQGLADGYFVLPYTVSDYLSDDIRTGKISTDLPEFVEAEKNVKDQINKFLTNNGTKTVDHFHKRLGLIMWNKVGMGRNEQGLKEAIEEIAALKAEFYKEVYVPGSADELNPELEKALRVADFIELGQLMAIDGLQRKESCGGHFREEYQDAEGETLRDDENFKFVGAWEYKGDDISKEELHKEELKYEFIKIAARNYK, from the coding sequence ATGAAACTAGATTCTAAAATACCAGAAGGTCACATTTCACAAAAATGGACTGATTATAAAGATCACTTAAAGTTGGTTGCTCCAAACAACCGACCAAAAATAGATATTATTGTAGTAGGGACTGGATTGGCTGGTGCTTCGGCTGCAGCTTCTTTTGCCGAAATGGGTTATAATGTAAAAGCATTTTGTTACCAAGATTCTCCACGTCGTGCGCACTCAATTGCAGCGCAAGGAGGAATCAATGCAGCAAAAAATTATCAAAACGATGGAGACAGTACGTTCCGTTTGTTTTATGATACAATAAAAGGTGGAGATTATAGAGCACGTGAAGCAAACGTTCACCGATTAGCGGAAGTTTCTGGAAACATCATTGACCAATGTGTGGCTCAAGGTGTTCCTTTTGCCCGTGATTATGGTGGATATTTAGATAACCGTTCTTTTGGCGGTACACAAGTACAACGTACTTTTTATGCTGCTGGACAAACAGGACAACAATTGTTATTAGGAGCATATTCATCTTTATCAAGACAAATCGGTTTAGGTAAAGTTGATATGTACAACCGTCATGAAATGTTGGAATTGGTTAAAGTAAATGGTAAAGCCCGTGGAATTATTGCCCGTAACCTGATTACCGGTGAATTGGAAAGACATTCTGCACATGCCGTAATTATTGCAACAGGAGGATATGGAAACGTTTACTTCCTTTCTACCAATGCAATGGGATCAAACGTAACTGCTGGTTGGAAAGTTCACAAACAAGGGGCTTTGTTTGCAAATCCTTGTTACGTACAAATTCACCCAACTTGTATTCCGGTACACGGAACCAATCAATCTAAATTGACATTGATGTCTGAGTCGTTAAGAAACTCCGGACGTATTTGGGTACCAAAGAAAAAAGAAGATGCAGAAGCTATTCGTGCCGGTAAAATGAAACCAACACAAATTGCAGAAGCAGACAGAGATTACTACTTAGAAAGGAAATATCCTGCATTTGGTAACTTAGTACCTCGTGATGTGGCTTCAAGAGCTGCAAAAGAAGTTTGCGACGCAGGTCACGGTATCGAAGCTAATGATACGAATGAAGGTGTTTATTTGGATTTCTCTACAGAGATTCAATCTAAAGGAAAACAAACGGCTTACGCCAAAGGAAATCATAATCCTTCTCAAGAAGAAATACTTTCATTAGGAAAAAAATGGTTGGAGGAAAAATACGGTAACTTGTTTACCATGTACCAAAAAATCACAGATGAGAATCCTTATGAAACTCCAATGAAAATCTATCCTGCAGTTCACTATACCATGGGAGGTGTTTGGGTAGATTATAACTTGCAATCCACTATTCCAGGTTGTTTCGTTGCAGGAGAAGCCAATTTCTCTGACCACGGGGCAAATCGTTTAGGTGCTTCTGCTTTGATGCAAGGTCTAGCCGATGGATATTTTGTATTGCCATACACTGTTTCAGATTATTTGTCTGATGATATTCGTACCGGAAAAATCTCTACCGATTTGCCTGAATTCGTTGAAGCAGAGAAAAATGTGAAAGACCAAATCAACAAATTCTTGACTAACAATGGAACAAAAACGGTGGATCATTTCCACAAACGTTTAGGTTTGATTATGTGGAATAAAGTAGGAATGGGTCGTAATGAACAAGGTTTGAAAGAAGCGATTGAAGAAATTGCGGCTTTAAAAGCAGAATTCTACAAAGAAGTTTACGTTCCTGGTAGTGCAGATGAATTGAATCCTGAATTAGAAAAAGCACTTCGTGTTGCCGACTTCATTGAATTGGGACAATTAATGGCCATCGATGGATTGCAGCGTAAAGAATCTTGTGGAGGTCACTTCCGTGAAGAATACCAAGATGCCGAAGGAGAAACGCTTCGTGATGATGAAAACTTTAAATTTGTTGGAGCTTGGGAATACAAAGGTGACGACATCAGCAAAGAAGAGCTTCACAAAGAAGAATTGAAATACGAGTTTATCAAAATCGCAGCTAGAAATTATAAGTAA
- a CDS encoding succinate dehydrogenase/fumarate reductase iron-sulfur subunit, with protein MSAAKNINITLKIWRQKNSKEKGSMESYKLDNVSTASSFLEMLDQLNEQLVNERKEPIAFDHDCREGICGMCSLYINGRAHGPDTGITTCQLHMRMFNDGDTIVVEPWRSVAFPVIKDLVVDRTSFERIQQAGGFVSVNTSGNTIDANTILVPKDDADKAFEAAACIGCGACVATCKNGSAMLFVGAKVSQYALLPQGKVEATNRVLNMVRQMDEEGFGNCTNTGACEIECPKGISLENIARMNREYLSASLK; from the coding sequence ATGAGTGCAGCAAAAAATATCAATATAACCCTTAAAATTTGGCGTCAAAAAAACTCCAAAGAAAAAGGAAGCATGGAAAGTTATAAATTAGATAACGTTTCTACGGCAAGTTCATTTTTGGAAATGTTAGACCAATTGAACGAACAATTAGTAAACGAAAGAAAAGAACCAATCGCGTTTGACCACGATTGTCGCGAAGGAATTTGCGGAATGTGTTCTTTATACATCAACGGACGTGCTCACGGTCCAGATACCGGAATCACGACTTGTCAATTGCACATGAGAATGTTCAACGACGGTGATACTATTGTGGTTGAGCCATGGAGAAGTGTTGCTTTTCCTGTAATAAAAGATTTAGTAGTGGACAGAACCTCTTTTGAAAGAATTCAACAAGCTGGAGGATTCGTTTCGGTAAATACCTCTGGAAACACTATTGATGCCAATACAATTTTAGTACCTAAGGATGATGCTGATAAAGCATTTGAAGCGGCAGCCTGTATCGGTTGTGGTGCTTGTGTGGCTACTTGTAAAAACGGATCGGCAATGCTGTTTGTTGGTGCAAAAGTGTCGCAATATGCATTGTTGCCACAAGGAAAAGTGGAAGCTACAAACCGTGTATTGAACATGGTGCGTCAAATGGATGAAGAAGGTTTTGGTAACTGTACTAATACTGGAGCTTGTGAAATCGAATGTCCAAAAGGAATTTCTTTAGAAAATATTGCTCGTATGAACAGAGAATATTTATCAGCAAGTTTGAAATAA
- a CDS encoding amidohydrolase codes for MKIALIQSLLFWENPEKNREKLGKKIHAISESVDLIVLPEMFTSGFTMQPNDVAETMHGETINWLTSLAKDKNAAITGSLVITENDNFYNRLVFVFPSGEIQFYDKRHLFTLAGEDKVYTAGTKKLIIEYKGWKICPLICYDLRFPVFSRNTEEYDVLIYVANWPKIRINAWDALLKARAIENMSYTVGVNRIGVDDNKFEYNGHSQVLDFLGDYILEPTETKGIFIVELNKAELLLTRKKFNFLSDRDSFILK; via the coding sequence ATGAAAATAGCACTTATACAATCGTTATTATTCTGGGAAAATCCAGAGAAAAACAGAGAAAAACTTGGTAAAAAAATTCATGCCATTTCTGAAAGCGTGGATTTAATTGTGCTTCCCGAAATGTTTACATCAGGATTTACCATGCAACCCAATGACGTTGCCGAAACCATGCATGGTGAAACTATAAACTGGCTTACTTCTTTAGCCAAAGACAAAAATGCGGCCATAACTGGTAGCCTTGTGATTACTGAAAATGATAATTTCTATAATCGATTGGTTTTTGTTTTTCCTTCGGGTGAAATACAATTTTATGATAAAAGACATTTGTTTACGCTGGCAGGGGAAGATAAAGTCTACACTGCGGGTACCAAAAAATTAATTATTGAATACAAAGGCTGGAAAATTTGTCCCTTGATTTGTTATGATTTGCGTTTTCCTGTTTTTTCGAGAAATACCGAAGAATATGACGTGTTGATTTATGTTGCCAATTGGCCAAAAATACGCATCAACGCTTGGGATGCTTTACTGAAAGCACGTGCAATAGAAAACATGAGCTATACCGTCGGAGTGAATAGAATTGGAGTAGATGATAACAAATTTGAATACAACGGTCATTCCCAAGTGCTCGATTTCTTGGGAGATTACATTTTAGAGCCTACAGAAACTAAAGGCATTTTTATAGTCGAATTAAATAAAGCCGAGCTTCTTTTGACCAGAAAAAAATTTAATTTTTTAAGTGATCGGGATTCTTTTATACTAAAATGA
- a CDS encoding Ig-like domain-containing protein, translating into MLKNNFKYISIFLLILCASCAKRGSITGGLKDTLAPVLKSSFPDNYSTKFQGNKIKLYFDENIKLKGVEKQLIISPPMKNEPLILPTNATKILTITLKDTLQPNTTYSLNFGQSIADNNEGNPYNQFKYVFSTGDYIDSLALGGRVKDAYNKDVESFVSIMLYEANEKFNDSTIYKEGPRYITNTLDSLRTFRLENLKAGKYFLVALKDRNNNNKFNPKSDLIGFNNRIVTIPNDTVFELELFKEELPFKAFKPSQASGNRLLLGYEGRPYKNGEKPQITLKNKTEILPSIVTKLAKKDSLQIWFKPLKVDSLSLNIIKDKYKQDFTFKIKNQKSDTLSIKAVQTGSLNFRERFTLESSTPLVNIDKSKMKLTNKDSVAVDFTTTYDDFNQQLFVDFKIEEAQKYNLKLMPGAVTDYFEKTNDTLSFGTSTRNLADYGNLTVSLKNVNRFPVIIELTNEKGDVVVASAYTEGKTEIDFNQLEPSVYTLRAIYDDNKNKEWDTGNYIEKRQAEEVVYFSKGVDVRTNWDVNQTFDLSIPYNPEPKKKKEKEKKKSTSF; encoded by the coding sequence ATGTTGAAAAACAATTTTAAGTATATTTCTATTTTTCTACTGATTCTTTGCGCGAGTTGTGCCAAAAGAGGCTCAATTACGGGTGGTTTGAAAGATACTCTTGCCCCTGTTTTGAAATCCAGTTTTCCTGATAATTATTCGACTAAATTTCAAGGGAATAAAATCAAACTTTATTTTGATGAAAACATTAAACTAAAAGGTGTAGAGAAGCAATTGATCATTTCGCCTCCAATGAAAAATGAGCCGTTGATTTTGCCAACGAATGCTACAAAAATATTGACAATAACGTTAAAAGACACTTTACAGCCCAATACAACTTATAGCCTAAATTTTGGACAAAGTATTGCCGATAATAACGAAGGCAATCCATACAATCAATTTAAATATGTTTTTTCAACAGGTGATTACATCGACTCCTTGGCACTTGGTGGAAGAGTGAAAGACGCTTATAACAAAGACGTAGAATCATTTGTTTCGATTATGCTTTATGAAGCGAATGAAAAATTTAACGATTCTACTATTTATAAAGAAGGACCGCGCTATATTACCAATACTTTGGACAGTTTGAGAACGTTTCGACTGGAAAATTTGAAGGCTGGAAAATATTTTTTGGTGGCGCTGAAAGACCGTAATAACAATAATAAATTCAATCCAAAATCGGATCTGATAGGATTTAACAATCGTATCGTAACGATTCCTAACGACACTGTTTTTGAATTGGAATTGTTTAAGGAAGAGTTACCATTTAAAGCCTTTAAGCCAAGTCAAGCCTCAGGAAATAGATTGCTTTTGGGTTATGAAGGCAGACCTTATAAAAACGGTGAAAAACCACAAATCACCCTAAAAAATAAAACTGAAATTTTGCCGAGCATTGTCACAAAATTGGCTAAAAAAGACTCCTTGCAAATTTGGTTCAAACCACTCAAAGTAGATTCATTATCGCTAAATATCATCAAGGACAAGTATAAACAAGACTTTACTTTTAAAATCAAAAACCAAAAAAGTGACACTTTGAGCATAAAAGCCGTTCAAACTGGATCATTGAATTTTAGAGAGCGTTTTACTCTGGAATCCAGTACTCCCCTGGTGAATATTGATAAATCTAAAATGAAATTAACCAATAAAGATTCGGTTGCTGTTGACTTTACTACTACATATGATGATTTTAACCAACAATTGTTTGTTGATTTTAAAATAGAAGAAGCACAGAAATACAATTTGAAACTGATGCCAGGTGCTGTTACTGATTATTTTGAAAAAACGAATGACACTTTGTCTTTTGGCACCAGTACGCGGAACCTTGCTGACTATGGTAATCTTACTGTAAGCCTTAAAAACGTAAATCGTTTTCCGGTAATTATTGAACTAACCAATGAAAAAGGAGATGTTGTAGTCGCAAGTGCCTATACAGAAGGCAAGACAGAAATTGATTTTAATCAATTAGAGCCAAGTGTCTATACACTTCGTGCCATTTATGATGACAACAAAAACAAGGAATGGGATACAGGCAATTACATTGAAAAACGCCAGGCTGAAGAAGTCGTTTATTTCTCTAAAGGTGTTGATGTAAGAACCAATTGGGATGTCAACCAAACTTTTGATTTGAGCATTCCATATAATCCAGAACCGAAAAAGAAAAAAGAAAAAGAAAAAAAGAAATCGACTTCATTTTAG
- a CDS encoding threonine/serine ThrE exporter family protein — translation MEIVAKPNKYELGEMLLEIGSLLIVSGANTERVKITISRIAGAFGCCSDLMITNHALMLTLTYKDKIKTFTSVRWVPNMHLNFNLISDISTMSWKIVEEKWSVERINKEVQLLDRKALYPRFAVLFLVALAGASFCRLFGGGLIEMILCFTGSFVGLFVRQETMKLKFNFYLCIFFAALTSSFLVGLYSFWNPEGEFIHALSTSVLFLIPGVPMINSFSDLIDGNILNGTTRGVNVLVIAFAIALGLMVSLLIFNLH, via the coding sequence ATGGAAATAGTTGCAAAACCAAACAAGTATGAGCTGGGAGAAATGCTCCTGGAAATAGGTTCCTTACTCATAGTATCCGGAGCCAATACCGAACGTGTCAAAATCACTATCAGCAGAATTGCAGGTGCCTTTGGCTGTTGCTCGGATTTAATGATTACCAACCACGCTTTGATGCTTACCTTGACTTATAAAGACAAAATCAAAACTTTTACCAGTGTACGATGGGTGCCCAATATGCACCTCAATTTCAATCTCATTTCCGACATCAGTACGATGAGTTGGAAAATTGTCGAAGAAAAATGGTCTGTAGAGCGTATCAATAAAGAAGTGCAGCTTCTGGACAGAAAAGCCCTTTATCCGCGTTTTGCGGTATTGTTTCTGGTAGCTCTTGCGGGAGCCTCTTTCTGCCGTTTGTTCGGTGGTGGATTAATCGAAATGATTCTTTGCTTTACAGGAAGTTTCGTGGGCCTTTTTGTGAGACAGGAAACCATGAAACTCAAATTCAATTTTTACTTGTGTATCTTCTTTGCGGCCTTAACCTCTTCTTTTTTGGTAGGACTCTATTCGTTTTGGAATCCCGAAGGCGAATTCATACACGCATTATCCACCTCGGTGTTGTTTTTGATTCCGGGAGTGCCCATGATCAATTCGTTCTCGGATTTGATTGACGGAAACATATTAAACGGAACCACCAGAGGCGTAAACGTTTTGGTTATCGCTTTTGCCATTGCATTGGGATTGATGGTTTCATTATTAATTTTTAATTTACACTAA
- a CDS encoding threonine/serine exporter family protein, translating into MDFALLEKGIWLGCAGIGFAVLFNVPRRTLGIIYIIAALGGLLKFYLISLEIGLVFAALCGSSLIGFLSVLAAHYRKAPPMTFALPALIPMIPGFFAYKAMVGVMKLTAEKDPDVYTKLFFETVNNGLSACFIILALAAGVAIPLLITRKETVKRIKTDAVLEKQLENLEEEN; encoded by the coding sequence ATGGATTTTGCATTATTAGAAAAAGGAATATGGCTGGGATGTGCCGGTATTGGTTTTGCCGTACTGTTTAATGTACCCCGCAGAACGTTGGGGATTATTTACATCATTGCTGCCCTGGGCGGATTGCTCAAATTTTATTTGATTTCGCTCGAAATCGGATTGGTTTTTGCGGCTCTTTGTGGTTCGAGCCTTATTGGTTTTTTGAGTGTATTGGCGGCACATTACCGCAAAGCACCTCCAATGACCTTTGCACTTCCGGCATTGATCCCAATGATTCCCGGTTTTTTTGCCTACAAAGCGATGGTAGGCGTGATGAAATTGACCGCCGAAAAAGATCCAGACGTGTATACCAAACTCTTTTTTGAAACCGTAAACAATGGACTCTCGGCTTGCTTTATCATCTTGGCTCTGGCCGCAGGTGTAGCCATCCCATTGCTTATTACCCGTAAGGAAACCGTGAAAAGAATCAAAACCGATGCGGTTCTGGAAAAACAACTCGAAAACTTGGAAGAAGAAAATTAA
- a CDS encoding HNH endonuclease: MTRENWTREQTIVALNLYCKIPFNRVSSNHPDIIKIATLIGRNPNAVKMKIGNFGSFDPELKKRGIVGLANASKLDEIVWDEFNNNWENLAYESEVLISNFANEPIEKTAHINIDDLPLGRERETIIKARVNQGFFRSTILSSYNLKCCITGLSIPDFLVASHIIPWAKDEKIRLNPHNGLCINSIHDRAFDRGFITVTTDYKIKVSKYLNEYKKEDAVTDFFLNYESRSIILPDKFLPSKEFLEYHHQNIFIK, encoded by the coding sequence ATGACAAGAGAAAATTGGACAAGAGAACAAACTATAGTAGCATTAAATCTTTATTGTAAAATTCCATTTAATAGAGTCAGTTCTAATCATCCAGATATTATTAAGATTGCCACCTTAATCGGAAGAAATCCAAATGCAGTAAAAATGAAAATCGGAAATTTTGGAAGTTTTGACCCTGAATTAAAGAAGAGAGGGATTGTAGGATTAGCAAATGCTAGCAAATTGGATGAAATCGTTTGGGATGAATTTAATAACAATTGGGAAAATCTTGCGTATGAAAGTGAAGTGTTAATTTCTAATTTCGCTAATGAACCAATAGAGAAAACGGCACATATAAATATTGATGATTTGCCGTTGGGAAGAGAAAGGGAAACAATAATAAAGGCAAGAGTTAATCAAGGTTTTTTTCGTTCAACGATTCTTTCTTCATACAATTTAAAGTGTTGCATTACTGGTTTGTCAATTCCAGATTTTTTGGTGGCTAGTCATATAATACCGTGGGCAAAGGATGAAAAAATTAGATTGAATCCTCATAATGGATTGTGTATAAATTCTATTCATGATAGGGCTTTTGACCGTGGCTTTATTACTGTTACAACGGATTATAAAATAAAAGTTTCTAAATACTTAAATGAATATAAAAAAGAAGATGCAGTAACAGATTTCTTTTTAAATTATGAAAGTAGATCGATCATTTTGCCAGATAAATTTCTTCCATCAAAAGAATTTTTGGAATATCATCATCAAAATATTTTTATAAAATAA
- a CDS encoding HPF/RaiA family ribosome-associated protein: MKVQINTDNNVEGNGRLESYFSSEITRVLSRFDDKVTRIEVHFGDENSAKSGVNDKRCLIEARPANMQPIAVTEHADSIEKAFNGALEKIKKVLNTTFDKQKAH; encoded by the coding sequence ATGAAAGTACAAATCAACACAGACAATAATGTAGAAGGTAACGGAAGATTGGAATCTTATTTCTCTAGTGAAATCACAAGAGTATTATCCCGTTTTGATGATAAAGTGACTCGTATCGAAGTGCATTTTGGAGACGAAAACAGTGCCAAATCGGGTGTAAATGACAAACGTTGTCTTATCGAAGCTCGTCCAGCCAATATGCAGCCTATCGCGGTTACAGAACACGCCGATTCTATCGAAAAAGCATTCAACGGAGCCTTAGAAAAAATCAAGAAAGTACTCAACACTACATTTGATAAACAAAAAGCACACTAA